One genomic window of Elaeis guineensis isolate ETL-2024a chromosome 2, EG11, whole genome shotgun sequence includes the following:
- the LOC105033163 gene encoding sister chromatid cohesion protein SCC2-like — protein MISKQNISFNIHDAPANLPTSYEYMVQKYRIALCRSSSGCFRKDAINYAPCTANVKRKRPTPKSLRDGKGLWDKGEDDEHGQDDNDDWTGGP, from the exons ATGATATCTAAACAAAATATTTCCTTCAACATCCATGATGCTCCAGCCAATTTGCCTACTTCCTATGAATATATGGTTCAAAAATACCGG ATTGCACTATGCAGGAGTTCGAGTGGTTGCTTTAGGAAAGATGCTATAAATTATGCTCCATGCACAGCTAATGTCAAGAGGAAACGCCCTACTCCAAAAAGTTTGAGAGATGGAAAAGGACTGTGGGATAAAGGTGAAGATGATGAGCATGGACAAGATGATAATGATGATTGGACAGGAGGGCCATGA